In Calonectris borealis chromosome Z, bCalBor7.hap1.2, whole genome shotgun sequence, a single genomic region encodes these proteins:
- the LOC142075966 gene encoding lamin-B1-like isoform X2, with protein sequence MAAATPAVTPLGPRSRGFAAAAALSPTHMSRLREKEELRELNDRLAVYIDKVRSLETENSALQLQVTEREEVRGREVTGLKAIYEAELADARRTLDDTARERAKLQIELGKIRAEHEQLLGSYAKKESDLNGAQVKLREFEAALNSKEAALATALGDKKSLEGENEDLKDQIVQLEISLAAAKEQLANETLLKVDLENRCQSLIEDLEFRKTMYEEEINETRRKHETRLVEVDSGRQMEYEHKLAQALCEIREQHDAQVKLYKEELEQAYHAKLENARLSSEMSNSAANTIREELNESRVRIDTLSSHIASLQKESRAWQDRVQELEDNLAKERENCRRTLSEKEKEMAEIRNRMQEQLSDYEQLLDVKLALDMEISAYRKLLEGEEERLKLSPSPSSRVTVSRASSSRSVRTTRGKRKRIDVEESEASSSVSISHSASATGNVSIEEIDVDGKFIRLKNTSEQDQPMGGWEMIRKIGDTSASYRYTSRYILKAGQTVTVWAANAGVTASPPTDLIWKNQNSWGTGEDVKVVLKNSQGEEVAQRSTVFKTTLREGEEEEIEEESAEAVEEEDLYRQQRK encoded by the exons ATGGCGGCCGCCACGCCGGCCGTTACGCCGCTGGGGCCACGGAGCCGGGGCttcgcggccgccgccgcgctgagCCCCACGCACATGTCCCGGCTGCGGGAGAAggaggagctgcgggagctgAACGACCGCCTGGCCGTCTACATCGACAAGGTGCGGAGCCTGGAGACGGAGAACAGCGCGCTGCAGCTGCAGGTCACCGAGCGGGAGGAGGTGCGCGGCCGCGAGGTCACCGGCCTGAAGGCGATCTACGAGGCCGAGCTGGCCGACGCCCGCCGGACGCTGGACGACACGGCGCGGGAGCGGGCCAAGCTGCAGATCGAGCTGGGCAAGATCCGCGCCGAGCACGAGCAGCTGCTGGGCAG CTATGCAAAAAAGGAATCTGATCTTAATGGAGCCCAAGTCAAACTTCGAGAGTTTGAAGCAGCCCTCAATTCTAAAGAAGCTGCACTGGCCACAGCCCTTGGTGATAAGAAAAGTCTGGAAGGGGAAAATGAGGATTTAAAAGACCAAATTGTACag cttgagaTTTCTTTAGCTGCTGCCAAGGAACAGCTTGCAAATGAAACTTTACTGAAGGTGGATCTTGAAAACCGTTGTCAGAGTCTCATTGAGGACTTGGAATTCCGTAAAACTATGTATGAGGAG gaAATCAATGAAACAAGAAGGAAACATGAAACTCGCTTAGTTGAGGTTGATTCTGGGCGTCAAATGGAATATGAACATAAACTGGCCCAAGCCCTTTGTGAAATAAGAGAGCAGCATGATGCACAAGTGAAGCTGTACAAAGAAGAGCTTGAACAGGCTTACCATGCCAAA CTTGAGAATGCCAGACTGTCCTCTGAGATGAGCAATTCTGCAGCCAACACAATAAGAGAAGAACTGAATGAAAGTCGCGTACGAATTGATACTCTGTCTTCCCATATCGCCAGCCTTCAGAAAGAG TCTAGAGCATGGCAAGATAGAGTGCAAGAGCTCGAGGACAACTTGGCCAAGGAACGGGAAAACTGTCGCAGAACACTGTccgagaaagagaaggaaatggccGAGATAAGAAATCGGATGCAGGAGCAGCTGAGTGACTATGAACAACTTCTGGATGTTAAACTGGCACTTGATATGGAAATCAGCGCATACCGGAAATTGCTGGAGGGTGAAGAGGAGAG GTTGAAACTTTCTCCAAGCCCATCTTCCCGAGTGACAGTTTCACGGGCTTCATCGAGCCGTAGTGTGCGTACAaccagagggaagaggaagaggattgATGTGGAGGAATCTGAAGCCAGCAGTAGTGTTAGCATTTCCCACTCAGCTTCTGCCACTGGAAATGTCTCTATTGAGGAGATAGATGTTGATGGAAAATTCATCCGCTTGAAGAACACCTCTGAACAG GATCAACCTATGGGAGGCTGGGAGATGATCCGAAAGATAGGAGACACTTCTGCTAGTTACAGATATACCTCAAGATATATACTAAAGGCAGGCCAAACTGTGACA GTCTGGGCTGCAAATGCTGGAGTAACTGCTAGCCCTCCCACTGACCTCATCTGGAAGAACCAGAATTCTTGGGGCACTGGTGAAGATGTGAAAGTTGTACTGAAAAATTCTCAGGGGGAG GAGGTTGCTCAGAGGAGCACTGTCTTTAAAACAACTCTAcgtgaaggggaagaggaggaaattgaGGAAGAATCAGCTGAAGCTGTGGAGGAAGAAGACCTTTACCGCCAGCAG AGGAAATGA
- the LOC142075966 gene encoding lamin-B1-like isoform X1 → MAAATPAVTPLGPRSRGFAAAAALSPTHMSRLREKEELRELNDRLAVYIDKVRSLETENSALQLQVTEREEVRGREVTGLKAIYEAELADARRTLDDTARERAKLQIELGKIRAEHEQLLGSYAKKESDLNGAQVKLREFEAALNSKEAALATALGDKKSLEGENEDLKDQIVQLEISLAAAKEQLANETLLKVDLENRCQSLIEDLEFRKTMYEEEINETRRKHETRLVEVDSGRQMEYEHKLAQALCEIREQHDAQVKLYKEELEQAYHAKLENARLSSEMSNSAANTIREELNESRVRIDTLSSHIASLQKESRAWQDRVQELEDNLAKERENCRRTLSEKEKEMAEIRNRMQEQLSDYEQLLDVKLALDMEISAYRKLLEGEEERLKLSPSPSSRVTVSRASSSRSVRTTRGKRKRIDVEESEASSSVSISHSASATGNVSIEEIDVDGKFIRLKNTSEQDQPMGGWEMIRKIGDTSASYRYTSRYILKAGQTVTVWAANAGVTASPPTDLIWKNQNSWGTGEDVKVVLKNSQGEEVAQRSTVFKTTLREGEEEEIEEESAEAVEEEDLYRQQAGPRTSNRNCVIM, encoded by the exons ATGGCGGCCGCCACGCCGGCCGTTACGCCGCTGGGGCCACGGAGCCGGGGCttcgcggccgccgccgcgctgagCCCCACGCACATGTCCCGGCTGCGGGAGAAggaggagctgcgggagctgAACGACCGCCTGGCCGTCTACATCGACAAGGTGCGGAGCCTGGAGACGGAGAACAGCGCGCTGCAGCTGCAGGTCACCGAGCGGGAGGAGGTGCGCGGCCGCGAGGTCACCGGCCTGAAGGCGATCTACGAGGCCGAGCTGGCCGACGCCCGCCGGACGCTGGACGACACGGCGCGGGAGCGGGCCAAGCTGCAGATCGAGCTGGGCAAGATCCGCGCCGAGCACGAGCAGCTGCTGGGCAG CTATGCAAAAAAGGAATCTGATCTTAATGGAGCCCAAGTCAAACTTCGAGAGTTTGAAGCAGCCCTCAATTCTAAAGAAGCTGCACTGGCCACAGCCCTTGGTGATAAGAAAAGTCTGGAAGGGGAAAATGAGGATTTAAAAGACCAAATTGTACag cttgagaTTTCTTTAGCTGCTGCCAAGGAACAGCTTGCAAATGAAACTTTACTGAAGGTGGATCTTGAAAACCGTTGTCAGAGTCTCATTGAGGACTTGGAATTCCGTAAAACTATGTATGAGGAG gaAATCAATGAAACAAGAAGGAAACATGAAACTCGCTTAGTTGAGGTTGATTCTGGGCGTCAAATGGAATATGAACATAAACTGGCCCAAGCCCTTTGTGAAATAAGAGAGCAGCATGATGCACAAGTGAAGCTGTACAAAGAAGAGCTTGAACAGGCTTACCATGCCAAA CTTGAGAATGCCAGACTGTCCTCTGAGATGAGCAATTCTGCAGCCAACACAATAAGAGAAGAACTGAATGAAAGTCGCGTACGAATTGATACTCTGTCTTCCCATATCGCCAGCCTTCAGAAAGAG TCTAGAGCATGGCAAGATAGAGTGCAAGAGCTCGAGGACAACTTGGCCAAGGAACGGGAAAACTGTCGCAGAACACTGTccgagaaagagaaggaaatggccGAGATAAGAAATCGGATGCAGGAGCAGCTGAGTGACTATGAACAACTTCTGGATGTTAAACTGGCACTTGATATGGAAATCAGCGCATACCGGAAATTGCTGGAGGGTGAAGAGGAGAG GTTGAAACTTTCTCCAAGCCCATCTTCCCGAGTGACAGTTTCACGGGCTTCATCGAGCCGTAGTGTGCGTACAaccagagggaagaggaagaggattgATGTGGAGGAATCTGAAGCCAGCAGTAGTGTTAGCATTTCCCACTCAGCTTCTGCCACTGGAAATGTCTCTATTGAGGAGATAGATGTTGATGGAAAATTCATCCGCTTGAAGAACACCTCTGAACAG GATCAACCTATGGGAGGCTGGGAGATGATCCGAAAGATAGGAGACACTTCTGCTAGTTACAGATATACCTCAAGATATATACTAAAGGCAGGCCAAACTGTGACA GTCTGGGCTGCAAATGCTGGAGTAACTGCTAGCCCTCCCACTGACCTCATCTGGAAGAACCAGAATTCTTGGGGCACTGGTGAAGATGTGAAAGTTGTACTGAAAAATTCTCAGGGGGAG GAGGTTGCTCAGAGGAGCACTGTCTTTAAAACAACTCTAcgtgaaggggaagaggaggaaattgaGGAAGAATCAGCTGAAGCTGTGGAGGAAGAAGACCTTTACCGCCAGCAG GCAGGCCCAAGGACATCTAACAGAAACTGTGTGATCATGTAA